A stretch of the Luteimonas sp. JM171 genome encodes the following:
- a CDS encoding ketosynthase, with protein sequence MNAAAPAAPQPPAGSFVLAVEIALAIGYGVLAHLASARGSDLLALMALLVLVLLVLASPLAARRAGAWLALPLLAGGCWALYRAGHAPLPLLLVPVAFIGLVAWMFGRTLRPGRLPLITRLVTVLDDTPVEHLEPAVRRYARGVTLGWTLLLLVLGAVNLALAMIATPDGLLAQLGLQPPVAITRTQWSWFANLFNYGIIAAFFVAEFQLRKRRFPGRYPSFAGFLRRLGALGPAFWRDQLR encoded by the coding sequence TTGAACGCGGCCGCGCCCGCCGCTCCCCAGCCGCCGGCCGGCTCCTTCGTCCTCGCCGTCGAGATCGCGCTGGCGATCGGCTACGGCGTGCTCGCACACCTGGCCAGCGCGCGCGGCAGCGACCTGCTCGCGCTGATGGCGCTGCTGGTGCTGGTGCTGCTGGTGCTGGCCTCGCCGCTGGCCGCACGGCGGGCCGGCGCGTGGCTCGCGCTGCCGCTGCTGGCCGGGGGCTGCTGGGCGCTTTACCGCGCCGGCCACGCGCCGCTGCCGCTGCTGCTGGTGCCGGTGGCCTTCATCGGCCTGGTGGCATGGATGTTCGGGCGCACCTTGCGGCCCGGGCGCCTGCCGCTGATCACCCGCCTGGTCACCGTCCTCGACGACACGCCCGTCGAGCACCTGGAGCCGGCGGTGCGGCGCTATGCGCGCGGCGTGACCCTGGGCTGGACGCTGCTGCTGCTGGTGCTGGGGGCGGTCAACCTGGCGCTGGCGATGATCGCCACCCCCGACGGCCTGCTGGCCCAGCTCGGGCTGCAGCCCCCGGTCGCCATCACCCGCACCCAGTGGTCGTGGTTCGCCAACCTGTTCAACTACGGGATCATCGCGGCGTTCTTCGTCGCCGAGTTCCAGCTGCGCAAGCGCCGCTTCCCGGGACGCTATCCCAGTTTCGCCGGTTTCCTGCGGCGGCTGGGGGCGCTGGGCCCGGCGTTCTGGCGCGACCAGCTGCGCTGA
- a CDS encoding MMPL family transporter, with protein MSSRARLGLALLWLALLVLAGLLVARHLQLSGDLRAFMPEPDTAEQRLLIDELGDGPGSRLLLLAISGADQDVVADQSRALRDALAADARIDLVANGGEAEAGLEAIPEHLRPYRYLLSPAMDGRTFDEGTLRDALADRLQDLGSPAGHLIEPLLPADPTLEVVALAEAWEPAGAPQRIDGVWFDRDGSDALLLVRTRDAGFDPSAQAGVVAAIQEAFDEISAGSGSTLVMTGPGVFSVEIGGRTAREAARIGVIGTVGLVLLYWLAYRSGRLLLAGVLPLASAGLAGVAAVTAMYGGMHGITLAFGFTLIGVAQDYPVHVFSHLRPGEAPGHTARVLWRTLLTGVVSTCIAYLTFFFSGVDGLRQLAVFTITGLLTAALATRFLLPPLLDPPVRDPADSGWVRTLSRWIDAIPRPGPAAGTALMAVLALAAAAVAALAPGPFWENDLSRLTPVPDAALAEDGRLRSELGAPDVRYLLAVEGADLEQALQASEQLLPVLEELVASGAISSYETPARYVPSAATQRARQARLPEPAALRAALEAAAADSPFRAGVFAPFLADVEAARTARPLRPQDLAGTPLEAAVSGMLVEGEGGRVTALATLGGLEDAEAVAAAIAPSGARLLDLKETSESLVQAWRGQVLAALAVAALLLAATVWLALRAPRRVARVLVPMALTLVLTLAILRAAGVELNLFHLVSLVLGAGLGLDYALFFERTGNDRREQLRTLHAIVVCGSMTALVFGLLALSPIPVLRAIGATVTIGVAGNFILALLVARRQVPATGGAV; from the coding sequence ATGTCATCGCGCGCCCGGCTGGGGCTGGCCCTGCTGTGGCTGGCGCTGCTGGTGCTGGCCGGCCTGCTGGTGGCCCGCCACCTGCAGCTGAGCGGCGACCTGCGCGCCTTCATGCCCGAACCCGATACCGCAGAGCAGCGCCTGTTGATCGACGAGCTCGGCGATGGGCCGGGTTCGCGCCTGCTGCTGCTGGCCATCTCCGGTGCGGACCAGGATGTGGTGGCCGACCAGTCGCGCGCACTGCGCGACGCGCTTGCGGCGGATGCCAGGATCGACCTGGTTGCCAACGGCGGTGAAGCCGAGGCCGGCCTGGAGGCGATTCCCGAACACCTGCGGCCGTATCGCTACCTGCTCAGCCCCGCGATGGATGGGCGCACGTTCGACGAGGGCACGCTGCGCGACGCGCTGGCCGACCGGCTCCAGGACCTGGGTTCGCCGGCCGGGCACCTCATCGAACCGCTGCTGCCCGCCGACCCCACCCTGGAGGTCGTGGCGCTGGCCGAAGCGTGGGAGCCGGCGGGCGCGCCGCAGCGCATCGACGGCGTCTGGTTCGACCGCGACGGCAGCGATGCGCTGCTGCTGGTGCGCACCCGCGATGCCGGCTTCGATCCCTCGGCCCAGGCCGGCGTGGTGGCCGCGATCCAGGAGGCCTTCGACGAAATCTCGGCCGGCTCGGGCAGCACCCTGGTGATGACCGGGCCGGGGGTGTTCTCGGTGGAGATCGGCGGGCGTACCGCGCGCGAGGCGGCGCGCATCGGCGTCATCGGCACCGTGGGCCTGGTGCTGCTGTACTGGCTCGCCTACCGCAGCGGCCGCCTGCTGCTGGCCGGGGTGCTGCCGCTGGCCAGCGCCGGCCTGGCGGGCGTGGCGGCGGTGACCGCGATGTATGGCGGCATGCACGGGATCACCCTGGCGTTCGGATTCACCCTCATCGGTGTGGCCCAGGACTATCCGGTCCACGTGTTCAGCCACCTGCGGCCGGGCGAAGCGCCCGGGCACACGGCCCGGGTGCTGTGGCGCACGCTGCTCACCGGCGTGGTCTCCACCTGCATCGCCTATCTCACCTTCTTCTTCTCCGGCGTGGACGGGCTCCGCCAGCTGGCGGTGTTCACCATCACCGGCCTGCTGACCGCGGCGCTGGCCACCCGTTTCCTGCTGCCGCCGCTGCTGGATCCGCCGGTGCGCGATCCGGCCGACAGCGGCTGGGTGCGGACCCTGTCGCGCTGGATCGACGCCATCCCGCGTCCGGGCCCGGCCGCGGGCACGGCGTTGATGGCCGTGCTCGCGCTGGCCGCCGCGGCGGTGGCGGCACTGGCGCCGGGGCCCTTCTGGGAGAACGACCTCTCGCGCCTGACCCCGGTCCCCGATGCAGCGCTGGCCGAGGACGGCCGCCTGCGCTCCGAGCTGGGCGCCCCCGACGTGCGCTACCTGCTGGCGGTGGAGGGGGCGGACCTGGAACAGGCGCTGCAGGCCTCCGAGCAGTTGCTGCCGGTGCTGGAGGAGCTGGTGGCGTCGGGTGCGATCAGCAGTTACGAAACCCCGGCGCGCTACGTGCCCAGCGCCGCCACCCAGCGCGCGCGGCAAGCCCGGCTCCCGGAGCCTGCCGCCCTGCGCGCGGCGCTGGAAGCCGCCGCCGCCGACAGCCCGTTCCGGGCCGGCGTGTTCGCCCCGTTCCTGGCCGACGTGGAGGCCGCGCGCACCGCACGGCCGCTGCGTCCGCAGGATCTGGCCGGGACGCCGCTGGAGGCGGCGGTCTCGGGAATGCTGGTGGAAGGCGAGGGCGGCCGCGTGACCGCGCTGGCCACCCTGGGCGGGCTGGAGGACGCAGAGGCGGTGGCCGCGGCGATCGCGCCGTCCGGCGCCCGTCTGCTGGACCTGAAGGAGACCTCCGAATCCCTGGTCCAGGCCTGGCGTGGACAGGTGCTGGCGGCGCTGGCGGTGGCGGCGCTGCTGCTGGCGGCGACGGTGTGGCTGGCCCTGCGCGCGCCCCGGCGGGTGGCGCGGGTGCTGGTGCCGATGGCCCTCACCCTGGTGCTCACCCTGGCAATCCTGCGCGCGGCCGGGGTGGAGCTGAACCTGTTCCACCTGGTGTCGCTGGTGCTGGGCGCGGGACTGGGACTGGACTACGCGCTGTTCTTCGAACGCACCGGCAATGACCGTCGCGAGCAGCTGCGCACGCTGCATGCCATTGTTGTGTGCGGGTCGATGACCGCGCTGGTGTTCGGCCTGCTGGCGCTGTCCCCCATCCCCGTGCTGCGGGCGATCGGCGCGACGGTGACCATCGGCGTGGCCGGCAATTTCATCCTCGCCCTGCTGGTTGCGCGCCGGCAGGTGCCTGCAACGGGAGGAGCGGTTTGA
- a CDS encoding acyltransferase: protein MSIEWKRRREGGGRFAVRLIRALAAGFGRGFTRLFLVPITLYFLLRRPAERRDSRAYLGRVLGRPARLHEVGRHIHTFASTILDRAFLLSEDLRRFDVTVSGAEALHERVDRGHGVLLFGSHLGSFEVLRVLARRRPDYKIRVVLDKAHSAALTQVLDSINPDIAATVIDAGQPGPAIMLQIQQAAQEGAMIALLVDRAQPGEAVERVPFLGDPAAFPVAPWQIAAVLKIPVMLAFGLYRGGNRYDLRFEPFSEGIDVPRRERAAAIPALIRRYARRLEHHVRDAPYNWFNFYDFWEQDNAGSEPETSRGDDRGRSAAAGRPGPAVGDRPGDGG, encoded by the coding sequence ATGAGCATTGAGTGGAAGCGCCGCCGCGAGGGCGGCGGGCGGTTTGCGGTCCGCCTGATCCGGGCGCTTGCCGCCGGCTTCGGCCGCGGCTTCACCCGCCTGTTCCTGGTGCCAATCACCCTGTATTTCCTGCTGCGGCGCCCGGCCGAGCGCCGTGATTCGCGCGCCTACCTGGGGCGGGTCCTGGGACGCCCGGCGCGGCTGCACGAGGTGGGCCGCCACATCCACACCTTCGCCTCCACCATCCTGGACCGCGCCTTCCTGCTCAGCGAGGACCTGCGCCGGTTCGACGTGACGGTGAGCGGGGCGGAGGCGCTGCACGAGCGGGTCGACCGCGGCCACGGCGTGCTGCTGTTCGGCTCGCACCTGGGCAGCTTCGAGGTGCTGCGGGTGCTGGCCCGGCGCAGGCCCGACTACAAGATCCGCGTGGTGCTGGACAAGGCCCACAGCGCGGCGCTGACCCAGGTGCTGGATTCGATCAACCCGGACATTGCCGCCACGGTGATCGATGCCGGCCAGCCCGGCCCTGCGATCATGCTCCAGATCCAGCAGGCCGCGCAGGAGGGCGCGATGATCGCGCTGCTGGTGGACCGCGCGCAGCCGGGCGAGGCGGTGGAGCGGGTGCCGTTCCTGGGCGACCCGGCGGCGTTCCCGGTCGCGCCTTGGCAGATCGCGGCGGTGCTCAAGATCCCGGTGATGCTTGCGTTCGGCCTGTACCGGGGCGGCAACCGCTACGATCTGCGCTTCGAGCCCTTCAGCGAGGGCATCGACGTGCCGCGGCGCGAGCGCGCAGCGGCCATCCCGGCGCTCATCCGCCGTTATGCCCGGCGGCTGGAACATCATGTGCGCGATGCGCCCTACAACTGGTTCAACTTCTACGACTTCTGGGAACAAGACAATGCAGGCAGCGAACCGGAAACCTCGCGCGGGGATGATCGCGGCCGCAGCGCTGCTGCTGGGCGCCCTGGCCCCGCCGTCGGCGATCGCCCAGGCGACGGCGGCTGA
- a CDS encoding NAD(P)/FAD-dependent oxidoreductase, which translates to MLKQEQGPGDGKQVLTPDVLVIGGGPAGSTAATLLARRGWQVLMLEKDVHPRFHIGESLLPMNLPILERLGVIDQVREIGVRKAGADFTVADSDTETHVFRFTGGLGLPRDHAFQVRRSEFDQLLFEHARANGVDARDGVRVKTIALGADGRPEKFQATAADGAKFSVRPRYVVDASGRDTFLGNKLKLKRKSNKHQSAAIFSHFRGVERRPGEDAGNVTVDRFEHGWYWLIPLRDDIMSVGAVCSPEYLKQRRSDNETFLMQTLNARGSVARRMRGAERVAPVHATGNYSYGCTRMSGPGWVMAGDAYAFIDPVFSSGVLLAMLSAEQASEVVDGALREPARERALQKAMEKRFRRGLKHFSWFIHRFTSPVMKRLFSAPRNDFQLQQAVVSMLAGDVFDNPAVIRRLYIFRALYALNAIAIAPQALAGWREHRRRVRAKFSGDTLQEGNP; encoded by the coding sequence ATGTTGAAGCAGGAACAAGGCCCTGGTGACGGCAAGCAGGTCCTCACGCCCGACGTGCTCGTGATTGGCGGTGGCCCGGCCGGGAGCACCGCCGCCACCCTGCTGGCCCGGCGCGGGTGGCAGGTGCTGATGCTGGAGAAGGACGTGCACCCGCGCTTCCACATCGGCGAGTCGCTGCTGCCGATGAACCTGCCGATCCTCGAGCGCCTGGGCGTGATTGACCAGGTCCGGGAAATCGGCGTGCGCAAGGCCGGGGCCGACTTCACCGTGGCCGATTCGGATACCGAAACCCACGTGTTCCGGTTCACCGGAGGCCTGGGCCTGCCGCGCGACCACGCGTTCCAGGTGCGGCGCTCGGAATTCGACCAGCTGCTGTTCGAACACGCCCGCGCCAACGGCGTGGACGCCCGCGACGGGGTGCGGGTGAAAACCATCGCGCTGGGCGCCGACGGCCGGCCGGAGAAGTTCCAGGCCACCGCCGCCGACGGCGCGAAGTTCAGCGTGCGCCCGCGCTACGTGGTGGATGCGAGCGGACGCGACACCTTCCTGGGCAACAAGCTCAAGCTCAAGCGCAAGAGCAACAAGCACCAGTCGGCGGCGATCTTCAGCCATTTCCGCGGGGTGGAGCGGCGCCCGGGCGAGGATGCGGGGAACGTCACCGTGGACCGCTTTGAGCACGGCTGGTACTGGCTGATCCCGCTGCGCGACGACATCATGAGCGTGGGCGCGGTGTGCTCGCCCGAGTACCTCAAGCAGCGCCGCAGCGACAACGAGACGTTCCTGATGCAGACGCTCAACGCGCGCGGCTCGGTGGCAAGGCGCATGCGCGGCGCCGAGCGGGTGGCGCCGGTACATGCCACCGGCAACTATTCCTACGGCTGCACTCGCATGAGCGGCCCGGGCTGGGTGATGGCGGGCGACGCCTATGCCTTCATCGATCCCGTCTTCTCCTCCGGCGTGCTGCTGGCCATGCTCAGCGCCGAGCAGGCCAGCGAGGTGGTTGACGGCGCGCTGCGCGAGCCGGCGCGCGAGCGGGCGCTGCAGAAGGCGATGGAGAAGCGCTTCCGGCGCGGGCTCAAGCACTTCTCGTGGTTCATCCACCGCTTCACCTCGCCGGTGATGAAGCGGCTGTTCTCCGCGCCGCGCAATGATTTCCAGCTCCAGCAGGCGGTGGTGTCGATGCTCGCCGGCGATGTGTTCGACAATCCGGCGGTGATCCGCCGCCTTTACATCTTCCGGGCGCTGTACGCGCTCAACGCAATCGCGATCGCCCCGCAGGCGCTCGCCGGCTGGCGCGAGCACCGGCGCCGGGTGCGGGCGAAGTTCAGCGGCGACACCCTCCAGGAGGGGAATCCTTGA
- a CDS encoding LolA-related protein encodes MIAAAALLLGALAPPSAIAQATAAEPFDSGWILDQLRQPVPASTPFLELRESELLDEPMRITGEYRRPDEDTLVRHVTAPYVETTTLRGGRATIEREGRSPRSFAMSRAPELEGLQASFGALLAGDHAALEEHYAIGAWGTADAWTLTLAPRSRQLARRVESVSLFGAGDDLRCIETLSAEGEVQRTLMGSAARAAADAPSDDGFLALCRAGAGG; translated from the coding sequence ATGATCGCGGCCGCAGCGCTGCTGCTGGGCGCCCTGGCCCCGCCGTCGGCGATCGCCCAGGCGACGGCGGCTGAGCCTTTCGACAGCGGTTGGATCCTTGACCAGCTCAGGCAGCCGGTGCCGGCATCGACGCCGTTCCTCGAGCTGCGCGAATCCGAACTGCTGGACGAGCCGATGCGCATCACCGGCGAGTACCGGCGGCCCGACGAGGACACCCTGGTGCGCCACGTCACCGCGCCCTACGTGGAAACCACCACGCTCCGGGGCGGCCGCGCCACCATCGAGCGCGAAGGGCGTTCGCCGCGCAGCTTCGCGATGTCGCGCGCGCCCGAGCTCGAGGGCCTGCAGGCGAGCTTCGGCGCGCTGCTGGCCGGTGACCACGCCGCGCTGGAGGAGCACTACGCGATCGGCGCCTGGGGCACGGCGGATGCCTGGACCCTGACCCTGGCCCCGCGCAGCCGCCAGCTGGCGCGGCGGGTGGAGTCGGTCAGCCTGTTCGGCGCGGGCGACGACCTGCGCTGCATCGAGACCCTCAGCGCCGAGGGCGAGGTCCAGCGCACCCTGATGGGCAGCGCCGCGCGGGCCGCGGCCGATGCCCCGTCCGACGACGGCTTCCTGGCCCTGTGCCGCGCCGGCGCCGGCGGCTGA
- a CDS encoding phosphotransferase — protein MIDREEILSLIPHQGAMCLWDRVLDWDADSIRLAAGNHRDPAHPLRERGRLGAVHLCEYGAQAMAVHGGLLAREAGGTAPPGMLVALRGVELHAARIDDLPGELEGHAQALARSPASQQYAFRISHGGVLLAEGRAAVMLGPAGG, from the coding sequence TTGATCGATCGCGAAGAGATCCTGTCGCTGATCCCCCACCAGGGCGCGATGTGCCTGTGGGACCGGGTCCTGGACTGGGATGCGGACTCGATCCGGCTTGCCGCCGGCAATCACCGTGACCCGGCCCATCCGCTGCGCGAGCGCGGACGCCTGGGCGCGGTGCACCTGTGCGAATACGGCGCCCAGGCCATGGCCGTGCACGGCGGTCTGCTGGCCCGCGAGGCCGGCGGCACGGCGCCACCGGGCATGCTGGTGGCGTTGCGGGGCGTGGAGTTGCACGCCGCCCGCATCGACGACCTTCCCGGCGAGCTGGAAGGCCATGCCCAGGCCCTGGCGCGCTCCCCGGCGAGCCAGCAGTATGCCTTCCGGATCAGCCACGGCGGCGTCCTCCTGGCGGAAGGGCGGGCCGCCGTGATGCTGGGCCCGGCCGGCGGCTGA
- a CDS encoding phosphopantetheine-binding protein produces MSQTPAERELAELLVESLNLEDVEPGEIDPEAPLFNSGLGLDSIDALELSLAISKRYGFQLRSDSEENLRIFASLRSLSAHIEQNRAG; encoded by the coding sequence ATGTCGCAGACCCCCGCCGAGCGCGAACTGGCCGAGCTGCTGGTCGAGAGCCTGAACCTGGAAGACGTCGAGCCCGGCGAGATCGATCCGGAGGCGCCGCTGTTCAATTCCGGCCTGGGCCTGGATTCGATCGACGCGCTGGAACTGTCGCTGGCCATCAGCAAGCGCTACGGCTTCCAGCTGCGCTCGGACAGCGAGGAGAACCTGCGCATTTTCGCCTCGCTGCGGTCGCTGTCGGCACATATCGAACAGAACCGGGCGGGTTGA
- a CDS encoding lysophospholipid acyltransferase family protein codes for MACITVALLVWAVTGGRRHLPLRMASWLWAPGLLGGAGARVQVEGQERVDWSKPYVVVANHQSVIDICALFRAVPVPLHFLLKQEMQRVPFVNWYARAMGMVFIPREDRRAASASLCRSAEAVRAGATLCIFPEGTRSRDGRIGAFKPGAFEVAIQAGAQVLPVSLEGTGRVLPPEGFFRVRPGPIRVRFGAPLALEEEGQALTRQALAARAQAAVEALQRAPRG; via the coding sequence ATGGCCTGCATCACCGTGGCGCTGCTGGTGTGGGCGGTGACGGGCGGGCGCAGGCACCTGCCGCTGCGCATGGCGTCCTGGCTGTGGGCGCCCGGGCTGCTGGGCGGCGCCGGCGCGCGGGTGCAGGTGGAAGGGCAGGAGCGCGTGGACTGGTCGAAGCCGTACGTGGTGGTGGCCAACCACCAGTCGGTGATCGACATCTGCGCGCTGTTCCGGGCGGTGCCGGTGCCGCTGCATTTCCTGCTCAAGCAGGAGATGCAGCGGGTGCCGTTCGTGAACTGGTATGCCCGGGCCATGGGCATGGTGTTCATCCCCCGCGAGGACCGCCGCGCCGCCAGCGCCAGCCTGTGCCGCTCCGCCGAGGCCGTGCGCGCGGGCGCCACCCTGTGCATCTTCCCGGAAGGCACGCGCAGCCGCGACGGCCGGATCGGTGCGTTCAAGCCGGGGGCATTCGAGGTCGCGATCCAGGCTGGCGCGCAGGTGCTGCCGGTGTCGCTGGAGGGCACCGGCCGGGTGCTGCCGCCGGAAGGCTTCTTCCGGGTCCGTCCGGGCCCGATCCGGGTGCGCTTCGGCGCGCCGCTGGCGCTGGAAGAGGAGGGCCAGGCGCTGACCCGGCAGGCGCTCGCTGCGCGCGCGCAGGCCGCGGTGGAGGCGCTGCAGCGCGCACCGCGGGGCTGA
- a CDS encoding pteridine-dependent deoxygenase produces the protein MSSVQLKYPASAQLRVDYVDGTDVEALLRQDDVLAVFGFGTDAPRVDDPRYLRVPLQPHGAAPLEVWRTGGTVAHGRSGDIAWASDGRLSFGVIEVDEAGIGIREAARIGYEAMTRHVGGSGTPELLRVWNYLDAITLGDGDAERYRQFCLGRAGGLGEFDTGRLPAATAIGRCDEERVFQLYWLSAREAGTPVENPRQVSAYRYPRQYGPQPPSFARAMLPADGADMPLLLSGTAAVVGHASRHAGELLAQLEETFTNFDALLGAARERRPGLPAAFGAGTRLKVYVRDREDLAAVARALDERFGDAVPRVVLHAAICRRELAVEIDGVHS, from the coding sequence TTGAGTTCAGTGCAGTTGAAGTACCCCGCCAGCGCGCAGCTGCGGGTGGATTACGTTGATGGCACCGACGTTGAGGCGCTGCTGCGCCAGGACGACGTGCTGGCGGTGTTCGGCTTCGGCACGGATGCGCCGCGCGTGGACGACCCGCGCTACCTGCGGGTGCCGCTGCAGCCGCATGGCGCGGCGCCGCTGGAGGTGTGGCGCACGGGAGGCACGGTGGCGCACGGGCGCAGCGGCGATATCGCGTGGGCCAGCGACGGCCGGCTGTCGTTCGGGGTGATCGAGGTGGACGAGGCCGGCATCGGCATCCGCGAGGCGGCGCGCATCGGCTACGAGGCGATGACCCGGCACGTGGGGGGAAGCGGTACGCCGGAGCTGCTGCGGGTATGGAACTACCTGGATGCGATCACGCTGGGCGACGGCGACGCGGAGCGCTACCGGCAGTTCTGCCTGGGGCGCGCGGGCGGGCTGGGCGAGTTCGATACGGGGCGGCTGCCGGCGGCCACGGCAATCGGCCGCTGCGACGAGGAGCGGGTGTTCCAGCTGTATTGGCTGTCGGCGCGGGAGGCGGGGACGCCGGTGGAGAATCCGCGCCAGGTGAGCGCGTACCGCTATCCGCGCCAGTACGGGCCGCAGCCGCCGAGCTTCGCGCGGGCGATGCTGCCGGCGGACGGGGCGGACATGCCGCTGTTGCTGTCGGGGACGGCGGCGGTGGTGGGACATGCGTCGCGGCATGCGGGGGAGTTGCTGGCGCAGCTGGAGGAGACGTTCACGAATTTCGATGCGCTGCTGGGGGCGGCGCGGGAGCGGCGGCCGGGGCTGCCGGCGGCGTTCGGGGCCGGGACGCGGTTGAAGGTGTATGTGCGCGACCGGGAGGATCTTGCGGCGGTGGCGCGGGCGCTGGATGAGCGTTTTGGCGATGCGGTGCCGCGGGTGGTGCTGCATGCGGCGATCTGCCGGCGGGAGCTGGCGGTGGAGATCGATGGGGTGCATTCCTGA
- the hemB gene encoding porphobilinogen synthase encodes MSKLPIRPRRLRRDGFSRRLVRENVLTTNDLIWPVFVHEPAGREAVPSMPGVERVSVDELLRLGEEACGLGIPALALFPVTAPEAKSLDAAAAWDPEGLAQRAVRALKERFPELGVITDVALDPYTAHGQDGLLDESGYVLNDETVEVLVKQALSHAQAGADVVAPSDMMDGRIGAIRDALEDAGHIHTRIMAYSAKYASAFYGPFRDAVGSAAALGKADKTTYQMDPANSDEALREVELDLAEGADMVMVKPGMPYLDVIRRVKDTFGVPTFAYQVSGEYAMLKAAAGNGWLDEKACAMEALVGFKRAGADGVLTYFAPDAARWLREEG; translated from the coding sequence ATGAGCAAACTTCCTATTCGCCCGCGGCGGCTGCGCCGCGATGGGTTCTCGCGCCGTCTGGTGCGCGAGAACGTGTTGACCACCAACGACCTGATCTGGCCGGTGTTTGTGCATGAGCCTGCCGGGCGGGAGGCGGTGCCTTCGATGCCGGGGGTGGAGCGGGTGTCGGTGGATGAGCTGCTGCGGCTGGGGGAGGAGGCGTGCGGGCTGGGGATTCCGGCGCTGGCGCTGTTCCCGGTGACGGCGCCGGAGGCGAAGTCGCTGGATGCGGCGGCGGCGTGGGATCCGGAGGGGTTGGCGCAGCGCGCGGTGCGGGCGCTGAAGGAGCGGTTCCCGGAGCTGGGGGTGATCACGGACGTGGCGCTGGATCCGTACACGGCGCACGGGCAGGACGGGCTGCTGGATGAAAGCGGCTACGTGTTGAACGACGAGACGGTGGAAGTGCTGGTGAAGCAGGCGCTGTCGCATGCGCAGGCCGGGGCGGACGTGGTGGCGCCGAGCGACATGATGGACGGGCGGATCGGGGCGATCCGCGATGCGCTGGAGGATGCGGGCCACATCCATACGCGGATCATGGCGTATTCGGCGAAGTACGCGAGCGCGTTCTACGGGCCGTTCCGCGATGCGGTCGGGTCGGCGGCGGCGCTGGGGAAGGCGGACAAGACGACGTACCAGATGGATCCGGCCAACTCGGACGAGGCGCTGCGCGAGGTTGAGCTGGACCTGGCGGAAGGCGCGGACATGGTGATGGTGAAGCCGGGGATGCCGTACCTGGACGTGATCCGGCGGGTCAAGGACACCTTCGGGGTGCCGACGTTCGCCTACCAGGTGAGTGGGGAGTACGCGATGCTCAAGGCGGCGGCCGGCAACGGATGGCTGGACGAAAAGGCCTGCGCGATGGAGGCGCTGGTGGGCTTCAAGCGTGCCGGGGCGGATGGCGTGCTCACCTACTTCGCGCCGGATGCGGCGCGCTGGCTGCGCGAAGAGGGCTGA